In one window of Calditrichota bacterium DNA:
- a CDS encoding LPP20 family lipoprotein has protein sequence MTLSRLIFTAIFILIASNLNAQLNQQIANAGSVNWQDQVLRATGIGAPDPKVPFAAQRAGAIRVAKLDALRQLLETVKGMTLTSETTVRNAMIENDVIETRVSGVVRNFKSVDTRYLSDGSVEVDVEIPLSGILLDAILPQQVGGQTPGNLSYNMNPQPSFTNSVFTGLIIDARGLQLHPAMAPKILDENGNEVYGTGYVSREYAVQIGVVGYEKDINRAKSNERVKDNAAVVKALKVVGTNGTDVVISNADAANIQAAAKNLNFMEQCKVMFILD, from the coding sequence ATGACTCTGTCTCGGCTTATTTTTACTGCAATTTTTATTCTCATTGCAAGTAATTTAAACGCACAATTAAACCAACAAATAGCAAATGCAGGTAGTGTAAACTGGCAAGACCAGGTTTTAAGAGCCACCGGTATTGGAGCACCTGACCCCAAAGTTCCCTTTGCTGCACAACGTGCCGGAGCAATTCGGGTTGCAAAATTAGATGCTTTACGCCAGTTGTTGGAAACTGTAAAAGGGATGACGCTTACATCTGAAACAACCGTTCGTAATGCAATGATTGAGAATGACGTAATTGAAACACGCGTTTCAGGTGTTGTCCGCAATTTCAAATCTGTAGATACCCGATATTTAAGTGATGGCAGTGTTGAGGTTGATGTTGAAATCCCCTTAAGTGGGATTTTGCTGGATGCTATTTTGCCGCAGCAAGTTGGTGGCCAAACACCAGGAAATCTTAGCTATAACATGAACCCTCAACCTTCATTTACAAATTCTGTTTTTACAGGCCTGATTATTGACGCACGTGGTTTACAATTGCATCCTGCTATGGCCCCGAAAATTCTTGATGAAAATGGAAACGAGGTTTATGGTACCGGATATGTGAGCAGGGAATATGCTGTTCAGATTGGTGTGGTTGGATATGAGAAAGATATTAATCGTGCTAAAAGCAATGAGCGTGTAAAAGATAATGCTGCAGTTGTAAAAGCATTAAAGGTTGTTGGTACAAATGGCACCGATGTCGTCATTTCCAATGCAGATGCCGCAAATATTCAGGCAGCTGCAAAAAACCTTAATTTCATGGAACAGTGTAAAGTAATGTTTATTTTGGACTAA
- a CDS encoding M20 family metallo-hydrolase has translation MAPFNKISDSIEMQRSELIQLMKNLVSFKAIGPLNDGKGELEKAEFLHDYCKTIGFTEIEEYPAADPNVSGGLRPNLIARIPGEDRSQTVWIMAHLDVVPEGDLSKWDSNPFEATVKDGKIFGRGTEDNNQAIVSALIMAKSFFEQGIVPKNDVALMFVADEETSSKYGLSFMMENHLSLFSESDLIIVPDAGEPDSSMIEVAEKSILWVKFKTSGVQAHASLPDKGVNAFTASSNLVVALDRLHKIFDGNNEVFDPPISTFVPTKKTANVPNINTLPGEDIFYMDCRVLPRYNLDDVLKEINNICNTIESKHNVKIEVSAEMKDQAAPATSVESDVVKSLKKAIKEVYNVDAVPSGIGGGTVAAIFRRHGLEAAVWATIDDMAHQPNEYAVISNIINDAKVLSHVCLQNSR, from the coding sequence ATGGCCCCATTTAATAAAATATCTGATTCAATAGAAATGCAAAGATCCGAGCTTATCCAATTGATGAAAAACCTTGTTTCTTTCAAGGCCATCGGCCCTTTAAATGATGGTAAAGGGGAATTGGAGAAGGCAGAGTTTTTGCACGATTATTGTAAAACAATTGGTTTTACTGAAATAGAGGAATATCCGGCTGCTGATCCAAATGTAAGCGGTGGTTTACGCCCAAACTTGATAGCAAGAATTCCCGGAGAAGACCGATCACAGACTGTCTGGATTATGGCTCATTTGGATGTTGTCCCGGAGGGTGATTTGTCAAAATGGGATTCAAATCCATTTGAGGCAACGGTTAAAGATGGGAAGATTTTTGGCCGTGGTACAGAAGACAACAATCAGGCAATTGTAAGTGCCCTGATTATGGCAAAATCTTTTTTTGAGCAAGGGATTGTCCCAAAAAATGATGTTGCATTAATGTTTGTTGCGGATGAAGAGACTTCCAGTAAATATGGTTTAAGTTTTATGATGGAAAACCATCTGAGTTTGTTTTCAGAATCGGACTTAATAATTGTTCCTGATGCCGGAGAGCCGGATAGTTCGATGATTGAAGTGGCCGAAAAATCTATTTTGTGGGTAAAGTTCAAAACAAGTGGCGTTCAGGCACATGCTTCTCTTCCGGATAAAGGAGTAAATGCTTTTACTGCATCCAGCAATTTGGTTGTGGCCCTGGATAGATTGCATAAAATATTTGATGGCAACAATGAGGTTTTCGATCCGCCTATCAGTACCTTTGTCCCAACAAAAAAAACTGCAAATGTTCCCAACATTAATACTTTGCCCGGGGAAGATATTTTTTATATGGACTGCCGGGTTCTTCCACGCTATAACCTTGATGATGTTCTTAAAGAGATCAACAATATTTGTAATACAATTGAATCAAAACATAATGTAAAAATTGAAGTATCCGCTGAAATGAAAGACCAGGCAGCTCCGGCTACGTCAGTAGAGTCTGATGTTGTCAAATCATTAAAAAAGGCTATTAAAGAAGTTTATAATGTTGATGCAGTACCAAGTGGAATTGGTGGTGGTACTGTTGCGGCCATATTCCGTCGGCATGGGCTAGAAGCAGCAGTATGGGCAACAATTGATGATATGGCACACCAACCAAATGAATATGCTGTTATTTCTAATATTATTAATGATGCAAAAGTGTTATCACATGTTTGTTTACAGAATTCCAGGTAA
- a CDS encoding HD domain-containing protein, with translation MSKINLNEIAAGVAKKEENTFSGFATSNSLAHRKKIEKEERIRPPFAIDRDRIMYSGAFRRYTGKTQVVYFASLLDEQLTSRSLHTISVAQIAKTIGRFLSLNTDLIDAIALGHDLGHPPFGHDGEVFLSEVSQKYGMGFFHHNIQSLRSVDKIANKGLGLNLSFQTRDGIISHNGEVNDQSLEPDKHKSEKDIADYIKIMENGNIIDTKPGTLEGCVVRITDTIAYIGQDIEDAIRIGLITREDLPEDATKVLGNSNGQIIETLVNDVVTQSYNKNFVAFSGKISEALFHLKKFNYAKIYKSEQLKINHTKIKRGFKILYEFYLHALKEKDKENEIFVHFLNSKKDKYVSANRPEIIVRDFIAGMTDRYFTHVLSDHILPELTKFDSN, from the coding sequence ATGTCGAAAATTAACTTAAATGAAATAGCCGCCGGTGTCGCAAAAAAAGAAGAGAACACATTTTCTGGCTTTGCTACAAGTAATTCTCTGGCACATCGCAAGAAGATTGAAAAAGAAGAAAGGATACGTCCTCCATTTGCGATTGACAGAGACAGAATAATGTACTCTGGTGCTTTTAGGCGTTATACCGGAAAAACCCAGGTTGTTTATTTTGCTTCCTTGTTGGATGAACAATTAACCAGCCGCAGTTTGCACACAATTAGCGTTGCACAAATTGCTAAAACTATTGGTCGATTTCTTTCTCTAAATACTGACTTAATAGATGCCATTGCCCTGGGACATGATTTGGGACATCCGCCGTTTGGGCATGACGGAGAAGTTTTTTTAAGTGAGGTAAGCCAAAAATATGGAATGGGTTTCTTCCATCATAATATTCAAAGCCTTCGTTCTGTTGATAAAATTGCCAATAAGGGATTAGGTCTAAACCTTTCATTCCAAACACGTGACGGTATTATCTCGCATAATGGTGAAGTAAATGATCAAAGCCTTGAACCGGACAAACACAAATCTGAAAAAGATATTGCAGATTATATAAAAATTATGGAAAATGGTAATATAATTGATACAAAACCCGGGACCTTGGAAGGTTGTGTGGTAAGGATTACCGATACGATAGCATACATTGGGCAAGATATTGAAGATGCTATCAGGATTGGATTAATTACACGTGAAGATTTACCAGAGGATGCGACAAAGGTTCTTGGAAACAGCAACGGCCAAATTATAGAAACGCTGGTTAATGATGTTGTGACACAAAGTTATAACAAAAATTTTGTAGCATTTAGTGGTAAAATATCAGAGGCGCTATTTCATTTAAAAAAGTTCAATTATGCAAAGATTTATAAGAGCGAGCAACTGAAAATTAATCACACAAAAATAAAACGGGGTTTTAAAATTTTATATGAGTTTTATCTCCATGCGCTTAAGGAGAAAGACAAAGAAAATGAAATTTTTGTTCATTTCCTCAACTCTAAAAAAGATAAATATGTTTCTGCAAATCGCCCGGAGATTATTGTGCGAGATTTTATTGCCGGGATGACTGACCGATACTTTACCCACGTTTTAAGTGATCATATTTTACCGGAACTTACAAAGTTCGATTCAAATTAG
- a CDS encoding diacylglycerol kinase family lipid kinase, with product MNNIFIINPHSGSIKNKSYLFSLIEKIFSSSYEIKVTEYAGHASQIAKEAVKEKCQNIIAIGGDGTMNEVASQLVGSASNFGLVPMGSGNGFARSLGLPLKPENALKTIFNRKIKTIDTGTINGLPFFAVAGIGFDAQVASQFQKRKVRGALPYFFIGFSEYMKYSYPAYTVKSPDVNQEVAPLVITIANATEFGNGAKIAPQADIQDGYLDVCMFDKMSVIKGLISLPKMFNGRISEISSYSNYKTKSVEIISDTEEFVFHTDGEPHLAEKKVSVEIIPHSLNVITV from the coding sequence ATGAATAATATTTTTATTATAAACCCACACTCCGGATCAATTAAAAATAAATCATATCTTTTTTCCCTGATTGAAAAAATATTTTCCTCATCGTATGAAATAAAGGTTACTGAATACGCAGGCCATGCATCTCAAATTGCCAAAGAAGCGGTTAAAGAAAAATGCCAAAATATTATCGCAATAGGCGGTGATGGCACAATGAATGAGGTTGCCAGCCAATTAGTAGGAAGCGCCTCTAACTTCGGGCTTGTTCCAATGGGCAGCGGAAATGGTTTTGCCCGATCTTTAGGTTTACCATTAAAACCGGAAAATGCCCTTAAGACTATTTTTAACAGGAAAATTAAAACTATCGATACAGGCACAATAAATGGTTTACCTTTTTTTGCAGTCGCAGGTATCGGGTTTGATGCACAAGTTGCAAGTCAATTTCAAAAAAGAAAAGTGCGTGGAGCATTACCATATTTTTTTATAGGTTTTTCAGAATACATGAAATATTCATATCCTGCTTATACTGTAAAAAGCCCCGATGTAAATCAAGAGGTTGCTCCTTTGGTTATTACAATAGCCAACGCTACTGAATTTGGAAATGGAGCTAAAATTGCCCCCCAAGCAGATATACAGGACGGATATTTAGATGTATGTATGTTTGATAAAATGTCAGTTATTAAAGGTTTGATTAGTCTACCTAAAATGTTTAATGGCAGGATTAGTGAAATTAGCAGTTACTCCAATTATAAAACAAAAAGTGTGGAAATAATAAGCGATACTGAAGAATTTGTTTTTCATACTGATGGTGAGCCTCATCTTGCCGAGAAAAAAGTATCTGTAGAAATAATCCCTCACTCATTAAATGTTATTACAGTATAA
- a CDS encoding energy transducer TonB, with the protein MKMIQKEPEADLRLKYQKTLELSTAAGLLIVTLLFYSFQKYEGEITLPEQPKLVIESIEIPPTQQLQKPPPPSRPSIPVESEDEDLLDDVTIEETEIDLSDAFEAPPPPPEEDEVFEFFAVSDKPVLKHKETPKYPDLARRAGIEGRVTVMVTISKKGDVLDAKILKSVPMLDEAAIAAAKKCTFKPAKQRDKFVRVKMSIPFDFRLKN; encoded by the coding sequence ATGAAGATGATTCAAAAAGAACCTGAAGCTGATTTAAGGCTGAAGTATCAAAAAACATTAGAGTTGTCTACAGCAGCGGGTCTTTTAATTGTGACTCTCTTGTTTTATTCTTTCCAGAAATATGAAGGGGAGATAACTTTACCTGAACAGCCAAAACTGGTCATAGAGAGTATTGAAATCCCGCCGACTCAGCAGCTTCAAAAACCACCTCCACCGTCACGTCCTTCAATTCCTGTAGAATCTGAGGATGAAGATTTGCTTGATGATGTGACAATTGAGGAAACAGAAATTGATTTGAGTGATGCGTTTGAAGCACCACCACCTCCACCTGAGGAAGATGAGGTTTTTGAGTTTTTTGCAGTATCTGATAAACCTGTACTAAAACATAAAGAAACACCAAAATACCCAGACCTTGCACGCAGGGCCGGAATTGAAGGACGTGTAACTGTAATGGTTACTATTTCTAAAAAAGGTGATGTTTTAGATGCAAAAATACTAAAATCAGTACCAATGCTTGATGAAGCAGCGATTGCAGCGGCAAAGAAATGTACATTTAAACCGGCTAAACAAAGAGATAAATTTGTTCGCGTTAAAATGTCTATTCCTTTCGATTTCAGACTTAAAAATTAG
- a CDS encoding biopolymer transporter ExbD produces MEFKKKTKIKLTIPTASMPDIIFMLLIFFMTVTVMKTYSGLKVRVPDAQKIEKLDVSKRHIATIWVDEERNIMINDINVQDVKNLRNLAYQLRVNDPQLVVVLKGDERAQMGLVNEVHSELRKGNALNISYSARPGEL; encoded by the coding sequence ATGGAATTTAAAAAGAAAACAAAAATAAAGCTGACAATCCCTACAGCCTCAATGCCTGATATTATTTTTATGCTGTTGATCTTTTTTATGACGGTTACAGTGATGAAAACCTATTCTGGTTTGAAGGTAAGAGTGCCAGATGCACAAAAAATTGAAAAGCTTGATGTTTCGAAAAGACATATCGCAACCATCTGGGTTGATGAAGAACGGAATATCATGATAAATGATATAAATGTTCAGGATGTCAAAAACTTACGTAACCTGGCTTACCAGTTAAGAGTCAATGATCCCCAATTAGTGGTTGTGTTAAAGGGTGACGAACGGGCTCAAATGGGATTGGTAAATGAAGTTCATTCAGAGTTACGTAAAGGAAATGCTTTAAATATTAGTTATTCAGCAAGACCAGGAGAACTATAG
- a CDS encoding biopolymer transporter ExbD, which yields MILGKKKEKDVEIPSASLADIVFLLLIFFLVTTSIDTEKGLDLVLPPPGDTEVKIPKKNIANLFINAGGQAMLDNEIIEVREIQGIIQDKLFENPLLIVSLKTHKESEYDVYIKVLDQLKRADAKRISLAEPDEE from the coding sequence ATGATACTTGGCAAGAAAAAAGAAAAAGATGTAGAAATTCCGTCAGCATCATTGGCTGATATAGTTTTTCTCTTGCTGATATTCTTCTTGGTTACTACATCTATTGATACTGAAAAGGGGTTGGATTTAGTACTGCCTCCTCCAGGTGATACAGAAGTGAAAATCCCAAAAAAGAATATCGCGAATTTGTTTATTAATGCCGGTGGCCAGGCCATGCTTGATAATGAGATTATTGAAGTCCGAGAGATTCAAGGCATTATTCAAGATAAGTTATTTGAAAATCCTTTGTTGATTGTATCCCTAAAAACCCACAAAGAATCCGAATACGATGTATATATCAAAGTTTTGGATCAACTTAAAAGGGCAGATGCAAAAAGGATTTCATTGGCTGAGCCAGATGAAGAATAA
- a CDS encoding MotA/TolQ/ExbB proton channel family protein, with protein MVELFNKGGIFMWPILALLLVGLGFSIERIITLTRASVNTRKFLARLHSALQDGGIEGAAAECEKTPGPVASILHAGLSRADKGLDSVEKSISNAGSIEMAFLERGMVVLSTVIVLAPMVGFTGTVQGMVTAFQQIETKNDISPAIVAGGISQALLTTLFGLVVAMIIQVFYNFFTSRIDKLILDMEESSVELMDALVDLDHKN; from the coding sequence TTGGTCGAGCTTTTTAACAAAGGCGGAATCTTCATGTGGCCAATTTTAGCGTTACTTTTAGTTGGTCTTGGTTTTTCAATTGAACGGATAATAACTTTAACACGTGCTTCTGTAAATACACGTAAATTTTTGGCTCGTCTTCATTCTGCATTGCAAGATGGCGGTATTGAAGGTGCGGCGGCAGAGTGTGAGAAGACACCTGGTCCTGTAGCATCAATTCTTCACGCCGGTCTTTCACGTGCTGACAAAGGGCTGGATAGTGTTGAGAAGTCAATTTCAAATGCTGGTTCTATTGAGATGGCGTTTTTAGAGCGTGGTATGGTTGTCTTATCAACTGTTATTGTATTGGCACCAATGGTTGGCTTTACAGGAACAGTACAAGGTATGGTAACAGCCTTCCAGCAAATCGAAACAAAGAATGATATTTCACCGGCGATTGTAGCGGGCGGTATCTCTCAGGCGTTGTTAACAACATTGTTTGGTTTGGTTGTGGCGATGATTATCCAGGTATTCTACAATTTCTTCACATCCAGGATTGATAAACTTATCCTTGATATGGAAGAAAGTTCTGTAGAGTTAATGGATGCTTTAGTCGATTTAGATCATAAAAATTAA
- a CDS encoding S41 family peptidase, producing MKNRNLYFSWFIIALLLGVIFKQPLLKFFVADFSSSEQMDFDKLEEIITLTETHYVGNVDWDKAISGAIEGMLNSLDPHSVYFDPVQGESNDESFEGKYQGIGIQYDVIEGFINVITVIPGSPSEKVGIFAGDIIVEIDGESAFGISNAEVPKKLKGPKNSVVEVAIQREGFDDNLKFEITRDEIPIYTINTHFMANDSTGYVWVNRFANTTADELESALIKLEKKGMKQLVLDLRYNGGGYLWQAVKIVGKFISGRKKVVFTKGRFQKVTDEHFTDDYGKSIDRDFPLVVMINHSSASASEIVAGAIQDYDRGVIVGTRSFGKGLVQNEFVLNDESRLRLTVSKYYTPSGRLIQKPYENKSINDYYSLAHVGKDSIQNSEVQDSLMVYHTSKGREVFGGGGIKPDIVVADSGYTNSPKLTQKLLEKRIFFEVASHYANSHKNIKDNREYFFEKFEVSDKLFRELQKVAKQKEINFDSEVWNADIPFLKNRLKAEIARSIWSQNEFYRVILEHDNQFETALKSFPKARAIQNQLVKIESKID from the coding sequence ATGAAAAACAGAAACCTCTATTTTAGCTGGTTTATTATTGCACTTTTGTTGGGGGTTATTTTTAAACAACCGCTACTCAAATTTTTTGTTGCCGATTTTTCTTCATCCGAACAGATGGATTTTGACAAACTTGAGGAAATAATTACCCTGACCGAGACACACTATGTAGGCAATGTTGATTGGGATAAAGCGATTTCCGGCGCAATAGAAGGCATGTTGAATTCTCTGGATCCGCATTCAGTTTATTTTGATCCGGTACAGGGAGAAAGTAATGATGAAAGCTTTGAAGGAAAATACCAGGGGATTGGAATTCAGTATGACGTCATTGAAGGTTTTATAAACGTAATAACTGTTATTCCTGGCTCTCCATCTGAGAAAGTTGGTATTTTTGCCGGTGATATTATTGTGGAAATCGATGGTGAATCTGCTTTTGGGATTTCGAATGCTGAAGTTCCAAAAAAATTAAAAGGGCCAAAAAACTCTGTTGTAGAAGTTGCAATTCAAAGAGAAGGATTTGATGATAATCTGAAATTTGAAATAACCCGCGATGAAATCCCGATTTATACAATAAATACACATTTTATGGCCAACGATTCTACCGGCTATGTTTGGGTTAACCGTTTTGCAAACACAACCGCAGATGAGCTTGAAAGCGCTTTGATAAAGCTTGAGAAAAAAGGCATGAAACAGCTTGTGCTGGATTTGAGATATAATGGTGGCGGTTATTTATGGCAGGCAGTTAAAATTGTTGGGAAATTTATTTCCGGACGAAAGAAAGTTGTTTTCACAAAAGGGCGCTTTCAAAAAGTAACTGACGAGCACTTTACAGATGATTATGGAAAATCAATTGACAGAGATTTTCCGTTGGTTGTTATGATTAACCATTCATCGGCCAGCGCATCAGAAATTGTGGCCGGTGCAATCCAGGATTATGATCGTGGTGTAATAGTTGGGACACGCAGTTTTGGAAAGGGCCTTGTCCAAAATGAGTTTGTTTTAAACGATGAAAGCAGATTACGCTTAACAGTTTCTAAGTATTACACACCAAGCGGGCGTTTAATTCAAAAACCGTACGAAAACAAATCAATTAATGATTATTACTCCCTAGCCCATGTTGGAAAAGATTCAATCCAAAATAGTGAAGTACAAGATTCCTTAATGGTTTATCATACATCAAAAGGAAGGGAAGTGTTTGGTGGTGGTGGTATTAAACCGGACATAGTAGTTGCAGATTCGGGCTATACAAACTCTCCAAAACTAACACAGAAGTTGTTAGAAAAAAGAATCTTTTTTGAAGTAGCTTCTCATTATGCGAACAGCCATAAAAATATTAAAGATAACCGAGAATACTTTTTTGAAAAATTTGAAGTTTCAGACAAATTATTTAGGGAATTGCAAAAAGTGGCAAAGCAAAAGGAAATCAATTTTGACAGTGAAGTTTGGAATGCCGATATTCCTTTTTTAAAAAACAGGCTTAAAGCAGAGATCGCCAGAAGTATCTGGTCTCAAAATGAGTTTTACAGAGTGATCTTGGAGCACGATAATCAATTTGAAACAGCGTTGAAATCGTTTCCAAAAGCACGTGCAATTCAGAATCAATTGGTTAAGATAGAATCAAAAATTGATTGA
- a CDS encoding DUF1926 domain-containing protein, with product MKKIKFVFGIHNHQPIGNFDFVFEEAYQKSYLPFLQVLERHPKIRISIHFTGILLDWLEENRPELLTLVKKLRDNGQLEIMSGGYYEPIISVIPEKDRIGQIKKLTNRVKELFDYDASGMWLAERVWEPTLPGTMHDADIKYSVIDDTHFLYSGLKDEDLDGYFVSEDLGKKVSVFPISKYLRYTIPFQDPQATIDLLGKMATEEGDRVMVFADDGEKFGVWPDTYKHVYENGWLDNFFTVLENNLDWIEMVTFDEVMEQVKPKSNIYLPTASYSEMMHWSLFTKTFKEYENFEHYLQDKNMYDDVGLFVRGGFWRNFMIKYPEINVMHKKMLRVSEKLSQAEDVSGLELANDALWAGQCNCPYWHGVFGGLYLAHLRHAIYSNLIKAEKILAEKMPESLKELEVVDFDMDGSDEILIETAVHNAYFKPSAGGAMFEYDFKASDKNLLDTMTRREEGYHEKLHHAKVAGEEDSGDSTASIHDLVIAKEPGLEKYLVYDSYERKSFVDHILNHDVQPQHFLKNEYEEQGDFVNGIYSLVESKVSPDSVNIILSKEGQIFQNGQSHPIKITKSIAVSKDNEFIEAQYKLTNLSEEKISFKFAVEFNYGLQAGHAHDRYYYTKDGRPENSYLDSVGRMDGNKFLGLKDEYMKIDVNLSSEQTDSIWRLPVETISLSEAGFEKVYQSSCVLMTFDIELDKEVKFSLNQKVSSF from the coding sequence ATGAAAAAGATTAAATTTGTTTTCGGAATTCATAACCATCAACCCATTGGAAATTTTGATTTCGTTTTTGAAGAAGCTTATCAAAAATCATATTTACCTTTTCTGCAGGTTCTAGAAAGACATCCTAAAATCAGAATTTCAATACATTTTACCGGGATTTTGCTGGACTGGCTGGAAGAAAATCGCCCTGAATTATTGACGCTTGTAAAAAAACTTCGGGATAATGGGCAGTTGGAAATTATGAGTGGCGGTTATTACGAACCGATCATTTCTGTTATCCCGGAAAAAGATCGTATTGGCCAAATAAAAAAACTAACTAATCGAGTTAAAGAATTATTTGATTACGACGCAAGCGGAATGTGGCTTGCTGAACGTGTTTGGGAACCAACTTTGCCCGGAACCATGCATGATGCCGATATAAAGTATTCCGTAATCGATGATACACATTTTCTATACTCCGGTTTAAAAGATGAAGATCTTGATGGATATTTTGTTTCCGAAGATCTGGGTAAAAAAGTGTCAGTGTTTCCAATCAGTAAATATCTCCGTTATACAATTCCATTTCAAGACCCGCAGGCAACGATTGATTTACTTGGCAAAATGGCCACCGAAGAGGGTGACCGAGTTATGGTTTTTGCCGATGATGGTGAAAAATTCGGAGTTTGGCCAGATACCTATAAGCATGTTTATGAAAATGGCTGGCTGGATAATTTTTTTACTGTACTGGAGAACAATCTCGATTGGATTGAGATGGTCACGTTTGATGAGGTGATGGAACAGGTTAAGCCGAAATCAAATATTTATCTTCCAACAGCCTCCTACTCTGAAATGATGCACTGGTCTTTGTTTACAAAAACATTTAAGGAATACGAGAATTTTGAGCATTATCTGCAAGATAAAAATATGTATGATGATGTAGGATTGTTTGTGCGCGGTGGGTTCTGGCGTAATTTTATGATTAAGTATCCTGAAATAAATGTGATGCACAAAAAAATGCTTCGTGTAAGTGAAAAACTGTCGCAAGCGGAAGATGTCTCAGGGTTGGAGCTCGCAAATGATGCGTTGTGGGCCGGTCAATGTAATTGCCCTTATTGGCACGGGGTTTTTGGCGGATTGTATTTGGCTCATCTTCGTCATGCTATTTACAGCAACCTGATAAAAGCAGAAAAGATATTAGCCGAGAAAATGCCTGAGAGTTTGAAAGAACTTGAAGTTGTTGATTTTGATATGGATGGCAGCGATGAAATCTTGATTGAGACAGCTGTGCACAATGCTTATTTTAAACCATCTGCCGGTGGAGCAATGTTTGAATATGATTTTAAAGCATCAGACAAAAACCTGCTTGATACTATGACACGGCGTGAAGAAGGTTATCATGAAAAACTGCATCATGCCAAAGTGGCCGGAGAAGAGGATAGTGGTGATTCAACTGCCAGTATTCATGATCTTGTTATAGCAAAAGAACCCGGCTTGGAGAAATATCTTGTGTATGATTCGTATGAACGTAAATCATTTGTTGATCACATTTTGAACCATGATGTTCAACCGCAACATTTTTTAAAAAATGAATATGAGGAGCAAGGCGATTTTGTAAATGGTATTTATTCACTCGTAGAAAGCAAAGTGTCGCCCGATTCTGTAAATATTATTCTTTCAAAAGAAGGGCAAATATTTCAAAATGGTCAATCACATCCTATAAAAATTACAAAAAGTATTGCTGTTTCAAAGGACAATGAATTTATTGAGGCACAGTATAAACTGACCAATCTTTCAGAAGAAAAGATAAGTTTTAAATTTGCTGTCGAGTTTAACTACGGTCTTCAGGCTGGGCATGCACATGATAGGTATTATTACACAAAAGATGGAAGGCCTGAAAATTCTTACCTGGATTCTGTCGGTAGGATGGATGGAAATAAATTTTTGGGTTTAAAAGACGAGTATATGAAAATTGATGTTAATTTAAGCTCAGAACAAACAGACTCTATTTGGCGTTTACCGGTAGAAACAATTTCACTATCGGAAGCGGGTTTTGAAAAAGTATACCAGAGTTCTTGTGTCCTTATGACATTTGATATTGAGTTGGATAAGGAAGTAAAATTTTCATTAAACCAAAAAGTGAGCTCATTCTAA